In Styela clava chromosome 10, kaStyClav1.hap1.2, whole genome shotgun sequence, the sequence GAATTAAAGGATATGagaaatgaagactgaagtttccatctgagacattggaagacgctaaaaccttatagacttgatagtgtggaaagccttttcacaatacaataataatgtaacatatatttataatatctttATACAGGGCTTTAAATGgaactatatgtttaattagaatatctatctttgctaataaatgctgaaaaccatttatttcaatctgctgagtgattagggccagaaatttgctgtagggaccatcaccagggctggatttacctAGACAGGCTGAAACCTAGGTCCTCAAAATTCTGTTTCGAAGTTTgcaattcttttgaaaacttgacaagtttatACCCTacgaaaagtatatatatatatatcaagcttttcagagtagaaaatttTGTACACAACTGGTTTGAACCACGTTGTAAACAGCATttattgcgtcgtttgcatcataataagggaaattattatgcgcattctgctggaagtttctatgtaaaagtatggctgtagcggttgtttgatcaaagaaatcgaaagcaaaactgcctcagtaaatttttattcttttaattaaaaattcgcATCCATGAATAgggagaatgaaaagtttaatgcactcgtattttcaaatttcaagcaATGACATGTGATGTTGTTTCGAGAGAAATTCTGAGCCCAAAAACATGAAGGGGCCTCTCATGATttaaatccagccctgaacatcaccaattttgggataTGTGCATGGtgtcaacatatgaactgagttaggccgttggattttgaaaggtgtaccacAATTGTACATAGttacatggaattcatgaaatatataacatccaataaaaaccaaaatgGGTCTTTCGTTGAATGCCATTTtcggtaccggtattccagtattctgttatcacagcGCATAtcatcccacagagcacggcacGTTGGAAGAATCTCAAGTACGTGAGAAGAAGCTTACGTATAAAATGAaggatatctagaaaattacaaaaaatgcaaatttctgctctggtcaCTGCtctgatcacattccccataagagctaatgctaaaattgttttgtttatatcacttttttttttgcgcgtaggatgtgtttttaatgaataaggtctattaaTCACGTTCACTCATATTCTCAAGGCTTCCCCAGTTTATGGATTAACGAAATGAAAGATCGCTCGTTGAAATTAGTATTTACTTCTCGGCACTCCCGtagtgaaccaagatggcggacaccggaacgtaatatgtgtaccaggttagggtaaggccataatatcaggtacaaatactacgggagtcacttggctagtcccagaactcgtaatagaacaaaaatatggaaaattggaataaaattatggcctgactctaacctggtacacataacaAGATCCggcatcttggttcatatactacggaagtaccattTTTTCTACTAGTTGTTGTTAACGGTTCCGGCAATTTTAGTGTTGTTAATCTCACTCTGGCCAAAACACTCTACAATCGCAAGAAGTGATATTCATTCTTCTTTGATAAATGGACGAATGCTAAGTAGCCTATGTATGTAGTGTATTTGCATCTTGAACTGATAGAGTAGTTATTGTCCTATTTTATATCGAATATGTTAATTATACCGTGCGCTTTCATTGTTTTGGTTGTCGGGCGCGTATATTTTTTTACGTTCTTAACTTCATTCCATAATATGGTCGACTTCTGAACAAATAACTATGTagtttatttgttattgttatattgttttgttttaatgaaaaGAGACCAAAGTAAAATTGATTGATGTATGTGCATTCATTTATATGGATTCCAAAATAGCCAGTTCATTTCTAAATTGTTCTTTAGATCATCAAATATAATGccgactatatatatatttgtctaGAGACAAATTGCCCAAGGCCACGTATAAAATCtactagaacagtggttcttaaacttttcaAGTTgcgcccctttttagaatttggcAAATCTCGCAAACACCTCAAATAACTAGCTAAAGAATGAGctataaataacagatagtgaggcaaaagtatgttttaattaGAAGCCACgctgaaaatacgtggatggcgGACAAATGGCCGACAAGATTAAATCTAACGAATATTTAAATTAGCTTTACGCCCACACAAAAAATTATCTACGCCGCATGTGTGGGGCGCGCCCTGCCGTTAAAAACCACTGTACTATGAGCTATACTTTACAGTAGTCAATTACAAAAAATGATCATCTTTACCACGTTCGATTCAAAAAGTTGCATCTTGCTACAGCAAGGAAAGCGTAGAcaaataattttagaatgtaGACCCATTGTGACATGAATTGACGCGACCTCAAGTATTCAAATTTTTAggctaaatttagacacaagaTGTCTCAATTCAAATTAGGCAAGTTAGTTTATTGTGGGTAAAATGATGTTGGGCGGCTAGGAAATGGCAATAATTATAAGAAAATACACATTTATAACGAAAACATACATGTTTAAATATACCAAAGATATCATAAAacttatattcaaatttgaaacttgaattttgtaaaatatagaTATCGAAGTATGGATTTTAATTATCGTTTCAAGTAATTTGTAAATGATTGGTAGTAGTAGTTTATTGGGATTAAAATGATGGGCGTTCAGGGAATGACAATGGTTGAAAAAATACACTTTTATAACGAAAGCATACATTTAAGTATACCATTTAACTTATTCTTGTTTGAAAcctaaattttgtaaaaatatagatATAGAAATATGGATTTTGACTATTGTAGTAAAGTTAGTTGTAAAGGATTGGTGGATATCGTAGAGACGGCCTTATCGCCATTTTGGTCTGGATGATTTTTATTCCTTTGCAAGCATCCCATGTGATACGGTCTGGACCATCCTCGTCACCGACGTCCTTTATGAACATTGGTACTCCATAGAGTTTTCCATTCAAGTTGAAATCAGTGCAGCGATTAAACCACCAACCACCGTCGTACGATTTTGCGCGATTTTCATCCCTCCACCGGTCGTTGTCACTGTCACGCGCTGTGAACTCCATACCATCATGCATGGCAGCAAAATCAACACTTGTTTGATCAGTAGTTGGCGTAATCCTCAGTTTGAAATTTTCCTTTTCGTCACCGATGGAAAATTGGCTGTGTAATTGTTAATCGAAACATTGAATGACTGCGTCAAGATACCTTAACCGTGGAATACCTATGAACTGATTGTATAATTACATGCTCAACCAAATTGATATACAATATATTGTTTAGTGGCAATGAAACATGACCTCTTTTACAGCGGATGTTGCAATGTCCTTTAGGTCTGTGACAGACCAAAGATCcaaaataatagttttttttaatcaagATCACTGGTTCTCAATCAGTGGGCAATGATCCACTGCTGGGCCACAGCAACACTtccaggtgggccacaaacTTATTAGAATTCCTAGAGTTATtgttaattttagttttatttgtgtCACTACAGTTAAGTTTTATAGTAGTAGCAAGGTATGATGGTGCTGTTTTTTTACTACTGAGggggaatttttattttaactagtAAAATGAAAGTGTCTGTTTTGACGGACatagttttttttctttttctgcaGTTCTTGCATAAAAAGCTAATGGTTCATGGAAATTTTGTGCAACGAAAAGGAGCCACGGAAGGAAAAAAAGGTTGATAATCTCTGATCTAGATTTAGTGAGAGCGAATGAGAAATAGgaggaaataatattttgacaacAATGAAAGTAAATTTGGTTCTACCTCAAGGATCTAGatcaggcctgcacaactcaaattaccacgagggccgcaagcataaatTTGAAGGCtcggcgggccgcaaactttgccacatacatatttcacaaaatgaactacaaatcaaaataatattgtaaaacaGTTAAACTTAATGAAACACTTTCTTTACTGGGGGGCTTAAAATtatgaagaatcttattttcttgagtaaaaacaaggtacagtatttttgcatatgagatggcaaatatgtattgaGTGGTTCAActaccttgaaaacccacccttcattttcaatatttcttttttattagaattaggtattgcgtgttgcagtataaactgactgcaggaaaatattttactcaggttcagttttgtaaaatcgtcccaaatatatgtatgacaatttataTACTCATATCTAACATTTttggatatttccattgtaggctggacaaacaatccgtttagtatCAATAGATTTTCCTCTGTTGTATTTTTTcgactgttaaattacatttttctacaaaatatgctccaattttttgaaatttaacagtaaatagcaaaatcttttatgcgagaatttctgcaccattcataaatgaaggaattgtttttaagttctaaatttgaaaaaaaaaactacagtttcataaactgctagtaaaaaataGTGAGATTATTAATAGGTAgctaatatgcactaatgggtgtgagattgtaccgatattgttttaagcgtGATTCAGTTTGAAcactgagatatctaaatcagggttttcCAAACTAGGGGCGAGAGGTCGAGCGACGAATTTTAAGGTTCGcgaagggcacaccaatttcacacaaagttcgatatttattgaaactagtggtaaaaataaatctcccgatttcgaatatgatcggCGTAGCGGCTCGCTTGCATaaataacaatgccggctttgattgttagacccgagaagtggcgtgtttccaaatcaaccgcgggccgcacagaagtatctagcgggccgtatgttgtgcatGCCTGATCTAGATGGacaattgaattgaataaaaagatgTTTTTTGCACAAAAAGTCATAAATTACTTCAAtgttcaattatttttgaaaaactatTTAAGCGTAACTCACTCAAAATAAGTCGTGAATTGTCGCCCATCCACTAATTTTACAGTGATTCTCAGTTCATGTGGAGCAGTACTGGTGAAATGGCGAATTGCTTTCAAACCTAAAAACAAGATGATGATTTAATTACATCAAAGTTGATTTATTGTTCTATACAGAAGAATTATAAACTATTGAACAACATACTTGATAAAATGGATCCTTACCCATCCAATAGTCTGCAGTTTGCATCCCAAATCCATTGATGTAACTTCTCAAATCTCTGTCGAATGCTTGCATGTCCAGGTTATGTCGCTGAATAACCTGATAACCGTCTCCACTTTCTCCATCGCTGCAATTACAATAAAACCACGTTCCCTGTGAATATGATTCACTCGGCTTTTTGTAGTCAAAAAATGCCGTTCTACCGCGTGTTGCCATTCCAATTGGGTCGTTATTGCGATTAGTAGTCTTTGAACAAACGTCCATGCAGTCAAGAGGAGCGactaaaattacaaatttataatAACTTAGCATAAATGTGCACTATTTGCGACGACCACTGGCTTTCATATAGcaaattgtgaaaataaaattgaagtgtATCTAGAATctaggggttctcaaccttttttctgtcaagtgccccccgagtcacgaaacgattaacgcgaacccccggtaatctgacaccgaacaaagttgtgTTATATCgactaacaatttgttgaaacaacaatttattgatcagataaaactaaatttaatttcccTGCTACTATTCTTGCCCTAGTCCTCCGCCTAACTAATAAATTCTTGAAATCCCTCTCAAGTTTCAATGGGGATATCActttctccaatgctcgcagaATCTTTGCATTTTCCTCCTCGGTTGTTTGGAGGTGCTAGGAAAAAACTGCCGTCGGGATTTTACCTGGTTTGTGGTGTTACATATCCCATTCCATATTGAAGTCACCACCGCATGTTTCACCTTTTTATTTAGCACATCTATTACAACAGCTGAACAAAATCAGACAAAAAAAGCTTACTATTTAGGACAACACATACTTTGCTGAAGTCTaatgtaatgaaaataaaataaaaactgtttACAATAGCAAATCGGTTtttgatcaaaatatattttcgcTTGTTCTTGTTTATATCGCAAGAAAAAGTTTATTATTCCTATAAGAGTAGAGGTGTAGTATAAATGCGTCAGGAATACACTTACTGACAAATGCCTGGTGCTCCGGTTCCGGGGCAGTTTAGTTTTGGACATTCTCTTTTAACTTTAACTTCTTTTCCCTCAGGATCGAGCACAAGTTGATAACAGGGAAGACAACGCAGCGTGTTTGCTGAGTGAAACAAAGTCAAACCAAGCAATATAGTCACCCCGATAAGGTTCATGATGTACGTATTTTTACACtgttaaaataataatcatgGGTTGCTCAAAACATATGGCACGACAGGCTAAGCAATATTATTCTATAACTTTCTTCCTAAAGTTTCCAACAATCCTGGTGACGCTCGTAATTCATATCATATTAATCTTTGCGTGTGCAATTAATTGTAGCCATAAATcaactttttgttttaccaacaACTTTATACAAGGACAGCATAAATTTAGTAacttgtatattatatatataaatattttggtTAGGAATCTTGTGACATTTGTGGTTTTGCATCGCACAAGCTAGCTTTTACGGCATTGTCAAGTCAAATACAATACATTGGACTCATGTATGGGGATTAGAATTACTATGCCCTGATTCAAACTGTATCAGCAAATGCTCGATAATAAGGAATAGTGACAAATAGAAGCTAGATGACGCCTATGAAAAAAGAACAAGCAATAACGTTACTGAATCGAACATATCAtagttttcctatttttttttttcacttttaataTTAGCAGATGACAATTAGAAAAAAGTATATGactttaatttgataatgattCTATGAACGTCGTACACAACGTACACATTTGACGCTCACAAACATCAAGTCAAATCCGTAATTACTTGATATTTCCGCGCATAGAAAACgttttggaaataaaataatttggaacTTAATTGTGGTATTAATATAAATGCTCATCAGTATTGTTAGAAAATAAATCCGCTTCACTCATTGTGCATCTCAGAGCGATGTTGCAACTGTGATTGAAGCAGTTTAATCCAGTTCATTTATACACAAGATGTGTCTTAATCTCTCTACTCAACATGCTCTTCGTACtcaattattacaaaaatagtTATTACCCGCAAGACATGTTTGCTTCGTTGAACTAAGATGAAATTAGTCGATCGTTTAAAAATGAACTTGATTCAAATTTACATCTccagtttgaaaattttgagaaaacatGTTTCTAATAATAAGTGAATCATAAATAATCGTTTTTATCTTTGAAACTGGAAGCATTCATTGGCTTTTACttttaattctatttttaaataggtAAAACATCCGTCTCTTTTTAACATTAACATAACACAATTGAAGCACATTTCATATTCGTATACGACTATACGTGATCAAAATCATGTCAAGATGAATCCTCCATCTGTAACAAGATTGCTTCGAAGATGCATGCGGCTTTTAATTATTGTATGCTAGAATGCCTATGTCGCTTTCAATTATGACCTATTCATGATACAGCACTTAGTCTGCATTtggtaatattaaaaatcgtaTTTAACATATTTCTCAGCTAATTAACAGTTTGTTGTTTCAGATTTTAATCAATTCTATGAAAATATGGAAGTTATGCTATAAAATATGATTCATTTTTCATGCAGCGAAGATAATGCTGATATTGTTTTGCAACTGTTTACGTGCAATGTTACGAATAATTTATTTCTCCCTAACTACGTCGTATAGTCATCAATATCAGTCCCTTAGGCGTCGttcaaaatatttcttattATTTGGAACCGGCGGTTATGACGAAGTAAAAAATCTTTAAATCATGATAAAAAGTTTGCATCACGATTTTTTaacgaaaaaattaaattatcgaCTTAAAATACAATAACTCCATTCCTGAACTAAGTATGATTAACAATTAGGAGTCGTAAAACAGTTGTTTTCGTTTTATTCATAatagtttttatttgatattcatAGAAACGAAATCGAAAGATCAATAACTAAGGGAACGATAGTATGACGTATACTGCTATGTCATACTAAAGTATGAAGGTGAATAAAATGAGTTAAAATGAAGTCAATAAGAACATTACGGCTCAACTCAATGGGAGCTAAATTTTCACTCATTTATTGTCTTTCGTTTCGTACTACAGGGATTTCGAAAAGTCCCTTCACaactttgttatgaagtcagttctcaaaatgttttaatcaggtttttgtttttaagtcagtaattgttcaagtatttttacttcatttaatgcATCTGTgatggccaaaacaatatatggtatcgattttgcaattaaattttcaaGACTTCATCGACACCATAGGCACACTTATAGCTGATCTCATCCTCCTCTATGGCGGGCTCACGACACCAGAATGGAGTAAATGTGGCTTTTATTTCGATTTGTATACCAGGGCAATTATAAAAACACAATTTATCGCCTAACATTCGCGTTTTTGCTCTGCGATTTtccaaaatactaaaaacaaaaCGCGTTGTGCCTTACAAGTATGTTACCCCTCTTCATAATAAATCAAttcgatttattttttatcatatccTTACATTTAATAAGACTTTTCATAGCAATTCCTATTCAGCAATGGAATGCTACCCAAAGCAAGGTCAAACACTCACTTAGAATCAAAGCACCAAAGGAGACTGAACTCTGTTCGTCACATGAAGACACCACACTTTTGCATTTTAAAATCTTTCAtgtatgctcaaatatatacgGGCCGGTTTTAATGTACTTTTTTGCAAAATCATACGCGGATGCCATCGTTGGTTTAATCGCTGCACTGAATCCAACTTGAATGAAATACTATTCGGAATTCAAACTTTATCGACTATCGGAAGAGATCATGAGCGAAGAAGCTGGACCAGACCGTATCACATGGAATTCTTGTCAAAAGTGGGCAATCGTGCAGACCGAAATGGCAATCCGGCAGGTTGTACCAGATCTGCCAATCATCCACAATTACGCAACAGTTACGCAAAATTGAGGTGAACTTTTTCGTTATGGCAACGTTAAAAAAAGAAACTGTTAACAAGCgtcagtcgtgaaatgtttaaatggcatttcatcttaacttctgttaattttgcgcTCCTCTTTTAACACcatgtataatatttttattatacttACCCGAATTGATTTGGTATAATTATTTGAAAACTCAACTCTGAATTGTTTAAGAATGAACCAGGATTTAGTTGAGTTAAATATTGACAAGACAGATGTAAAATGTTGGTAAAAGCTagataattcaaattttgtttaaacgttctattttaaattagttaGGGACGACATGAAAAGTTCCAGGTTTCCAAAAAGGTGTAGAAAGTTTGCATTCATACGGTTATGCAAAACTTTCAAGGTAAATATGTTCTAACGTGGTTTTACACGTTTTGGAATATAATTCGTGGACAATGCTACTAATTTCTTTTaaacctccagaagtatgtgcaccgacatggcgcacaacccgaacatagtatgtgtaccatgttagggttcaggttgtgcgccatcttgatgcataTACTTTGGGAGCGCCTTTCCTTTTTTACCGCATGCCGTACCGTGAACTTCGTTTGCAAGACTCGATTTTTTAAAAGTCCACCCTGCCATAACCGAAAGCAAATTAGTATATCCCGTTGATGCCGCAGTACTTAGACCTCTTCCGCATAATTTCGCATTAGTTCAAAGGCAATTATAGCGTTTTGTGTACTTATTTCGAACCATTATTATAATTAGCATATATGCGCTTTCACGCACTATAGTGGATGTGTAGTTCCAACTTTCACTACTAAGTTGTTCTGTTTTTTCCCTGAAACTAAAAGAAGACTTCTAATTTGAAGAATCGTTTCAGACTTAAAATTATGTTGAAGTCCATGCAAACTTCTGCCCAAAGCACGAAACAACGATACCTGGAGCAGTTTATCAAATcaagtttttgtttattttcaacatTCTCTGGTTTATGACATTTTAGCGAGCGATCACAAATTTTATCACATTTTATTCATTCATGTCAATAAATGTTTCCTCAAGAATCTCCATTAATTGATGCATCGTGTTATAAATATTGCGGCGCTCCAGAAGAGTGTGTAGCAATGTGGAGGTATCttattttgttcgtctactttacatcaagttgtataaaggaactgaaacctatgggcagggggtgtattcacttggctaacacatccagtccccgaactcgtaatagaaataaaatatggaagaccagaataaaattatggcctaactctaaccaggtgcacatactacgggagtaccaatattgCATTGACCTTAAAAGTTGTGCTTTGTCATTCTACCAGGCATTTTATTCCAAACAAGCCTCTGTATAAATAATGACGCCTAAGGGACTGTGGTAATGATGACTATATGACGTAATCTGAGAGAAATGAATTGTGTGTAACATTGCACGTAAACAGTTGCAAAACAATATCGGCATTATCTTCgttgaaatataaattacattttataGCACATCTCTCACACTTCAATATATTCATTGTATAATGTAAGGTAAAATAAACTGCTTATTATCGGTGAAATATGTTAAATGTGTTTTTTAGGAAAATTAAATGCAGACTAAAATCTGTATCAtaattagagctcgaccgatatatcggccaaccgatatatcgggccgatattgcgtgtttgccgatatatcatatcggcctaaccggccgatatatctggccgatatatatcagcgttagtcgcttttccacgttctaaaaaatgagtatttttccccgggaaatatctgcggccgagcgttttctttttttcgcttctctcattttgcctttcaatgaacagagagttctcttctatatttccctctctcttttatctcttcgtgcggcgcaaaatcctcgccttcgaatatcttgcgtccccactaggcttgcacgtaatcgacaaaaatcaattccgtattACGAAAAAattgattacgtaatgaccccgtaattgcgatatttttcacacgattaaacctatcataaaaaccatttgaatccacttcttttccgaatgggacatcgaagtttggttttcatattaccgacagtactacacgccggcgacagatgttaaagacaaataccaaagagtgaattcaaattaaatttatactgatttttttcctgttttattgtgttggctttgattttcctttatcaccttcgcaaattaaccgtcctaattttatgcgatcaattttatcattactgtatttaccgacactggtatacggatatttatgaaacgatagttgccttttttaaaatcgactttcgtattgaataaaaatttcgggtttctaagatattaatcaacgacaagcgtattctctcgtttgattatacctgcgcttgcctcgcgacgaagacttgttattgctccgttttttacattatccgactttgctacctagtcagcattttataataattattgatgctgaattattgacgatattccgagtACCAAgctttattttatatcaaatcgttacgcggcctaaatgttaattatttagccggcgataaattcttacccgtaactcgttgtaaattaatgctaataaattctattttgttttttaatgcgctgtgatttgtattaataaaagtgattgagtcgggaaaagaaagtagcctagccttctctccttttgagcgctcatagcggcggtaaaattcgtctcatgtctgtttcacggagagaaagaaaaatacgccttccggaattacaatcaactatcacacattcttatttatcattatcagcgccgaataaaaaagataacaaATCGCGAAGACAAAAATGTCTGTCGGTGTTAATTGCGTTACGGTGATAACGCttataataatatcgttttgaccgtGAAATCAAACGCTTAAACGggatggcaacgcgtcatgccggctcaaaacggctgcgaataccggaactctaacttcttctacttgttaaaCTTTCATTCtctacaatcgacggaattgactgcttggAAGGAGCACGTTTCAAACGCGAAACAgttcgaccaataattacgactttacgtaatttgtaacttcccttccgtaactcgaaataattccgtaaatccgtaaattacgtgcaagcctactcccacctactactgtatggatcaaaatggacttctataagctttttactgactgccttttttcttttgtgcattaatgtgtgttcttattatttgctgtgaaacttttattaacgatgcaagcactgtgtaggactgctttatttttcaacataaacttttAATTGACTGAAACGGAATGTttctttctatttgtatttactgtagggttcaggttgtagatatcggtatgtcgatatcggttatcggtcactagttggccgatatatcgttattggtatcggtgccaaaaagtgatatcggtcgagctctaatcATAATTACACCTGAACGCTACATAAGCATTCCAGCATACGCATGAGTCTCTCATTAATTCTAAATTATTGGAAAGATTATCCGATTTTGGATCCatgttgaaattttgtttttgatgctTTAATTCGTTTATAATTTGATGCAAACGAGTGACAGGCGGAGGATTAATCTTGCCATGATTTTAATCACGTATACAAATATGAAAGCTTTACTTGTGGTATTTTTTAAGTTTAGATTTGACGGGTATCTTACTTACAGAGACAGCTAGCGCAGTTATTTCTATCACGAACACGATGCTTCTAGTTTCCATTCGCAAtcgatttcattttattattatatttactaTTTCGTTCACATATTCTTTCAACCATCTTCATATTTTTCGTAGTTGTATTTGTATGACGTAGCTcgaaagtgaaaaaaaattcagttcacTTATTAATAGAAAAGATTTCTCAAAACTTTCAAACTGgagatttaaatttgaatcaagtttatttttaaaacataggCTAAATGTCAGCTTAGCTCAA encodes:
- the LOC120337609 gene encoding fibrinogen-like protein 1; this encodes MDVCSKTTNRNNDPIGMATRGRTAFFDYKKPSESYSQGTWFYCNCSDGESGDGYQVIQRHNLDMQAFDRDLRSYINGFGMQTADYWMGLKAIRHFTSTAPHELRITVKLVDGRQFTTYFDQFSIGDEKENFKLRITPTTDQTSVDFAAMHDGMEFTARDSDNDRWRDENRAKSYDGGWWFNRCTDFNLNGKLYGVPMFIKDVGDEDGPDRITWDACKGIKIIQTKMAIRPSLRYPPILYN